The sequence below is a genomic window from Prosthecobacter dejongeii.
GCAGCAGTTGGGCCAGCGGTGTTTCCTGGGGCGCGGCCTTGGCCTCTTTGGATAAGGAGTCCAGCGGGTCGGCATCGTTATCCTCGTGGGTCAGATTCGTGGCAGGGACCATGCGGCGGTGCTTGCGCAGGTATTCCAGCCAGACATTGGCTGCCATGGTGCGGACGAATCCCACCAGAGGGCCTGAGCCGGAGTAAGCCTCCAACTTTCTCTGCGCCCAGAGCTTTTCCGTGACGATCCCGATCACTTCCTGGGCATCGGCATGGGTGGCACCCGCAGCCGCCAGTTTGGCCAGCATGGAAGGTTTCAATTCCTGATCAAAACGTGCCCAGGCCGCCTTGTCACCATCCAACAGATCTTGGGCAAATTCGTAATCCGCCGCATGAAAAGTACTGGGCAAGGCAGACGTGGCATGGGCGGCGGGCTCAGAGCTCATGGGGCTTTTTACTCGGAAACTCTCCCTGCCGCCACCTGAAAGCCGGGGAGAAAACGGGTCTAAAGACATTTCAAATGAACAGTGTCTTTTAAGATTGCCTTACTCCGGGTCTGTCGGTTACATTTGCCGTCCGTCTCTTGAAGAAAGCATGATCGCCGCCCCCCCACGATGCTCTCTCCTCTTTCTGTTGTTGTTCTCAGCAGCAGCCGGATCGCTCATGGGGCAGTCCTTGCCTAAAGTGAGCGCCACAGGCAGTGCCGTGGCTAACCCGCCTGCTCCCCTGGCTGTCCCGCGTGTGAACTCCCCCACCATGCCACGGCTGGGCTACTCCAAGTATCCCTGGAAGACGGACATCATGGCCACGGTTTTTTGGGTGGGTGAACAACCGACCGAAAACAACCCCACGCCTAACAACAAGAGTTCTTGGGACACGGAATGGGAAAAGAACTTCGGCGGCTACGATGACCCGGATCCCTTGAAACGTGGCAACAACTTCTGCCCGCTCAATTTTACCCCTGGGCTGAATCCCTTCTACATCGCGCTGCCATACAATGACTGTCAGGACTACTCCACGCACAAGCCTGAGGCCTCACGCGTGATCCCATGGTTTAAGCAGCGTTTCACCAAACCTGGTAAGACCGTGCTGCGCGGCACCTGGGTGGCGATCCGTTATGGCAACCGCGTTTGCTACGCCCAGTGGGAAGACTGTGGCCCATTCGTCACGGATGATCATGAGTATGTCTTTGGCAATGCCAAGCCCAAGAACACGAGCAATCGCGGAGCCGGCATTGATGTCAGCCCGGCGGTGCGAGATTACCTGGGCATGAACAGCAATGGCAAATGCGACTGGCGCTTTGTGGACGTTCACGAAGTCCCTGTTGGCCCCTGGCGCACTCTGGGGAATAACAATCATTTCGTCAAAGCCCAGGTGCAACAGCAGACCCAGCGTAAAGCCGATGTGGCCTCCCGGTTGGAAGAACTGCGCAAGGCCCGCGATGCTTACTTCAAGCAGAATGGCAATGGCGAGCAGCGGCTGCGCTAGTGTTCTGGCGGTCGTTTAGGCACGCCGATTTTCTGGGCGCTGTAAATGCCGGAGTGACCGCTGAAAAAATACGCCACGAAGCAGGCCACGCCGAAGTAAACCGAGTAGTGAGCCCCAAAGAGCTCAATGCCCATGATTGTGCAAGCCAGGGGCGTATTCGCTGCGCCTGCAAAAACAGCGATGAACCCCAAAGCGGCAAAGAGCGCCACCGGCTCCTGGAAAAGCAGACCGAGCTGATGGCCCAGCGTAGAACCGATGAAGAACAAAGGAGTGACCTCGCCGCCTTTGAATCCGCTACCCAAGGTCACCAAAGTGAACAACGTCTTCCACAGCCAGCTCCAGGGTGTGACACCTCCAGTCTCAAACGAAGACACAATGCTCACCCCACCGGCACGATTCGCCTCGACCCCCAAGCCCAAGTAGTCGCGTGTCCCGAGAAGATACACCAGCCCAATGACAACGAGCCCACCAACCGCCGGGCGCAAGGGAGGGTAACTCACTAGCTGGGCCATCCCCCGCTGGAGAGAATGGGTCAACGCGGCGAAAAAGCGCGCCATAAGACCAAAAGCGATGGCGGCCAGCCCCACCTTTGCCAAAAGCAGCCACTCTAAAGGAGCACGCAAACCCGCCTCGGGTGAAACTTCCAGATGATACAGGGTGTGATGGATGCCCCAAGCCGTGCAGGTGACATCCCCCACCAGGCTGGCCACCAAAACGGGAATCAAGGCCTCGTAATTCAACCGCCCCATCACCAGCACCTCCATGGCAAAGATGGCCCCTGTCAGAGGCGTGCCAAACACCGCCCCAAAGCCTGCGGCAATGCCACTCATGAGCATGAGCCGTTGATTTTCTGGACGCACCCGAAACCACCGCGCCAGCAGTCCCGCCAAGCTACCGCCCATCTGCACCGCCGTGCCCTCACGCCCAGCCGAGCCACCCAACAGATGCGTGACCAATGTACCCAGCAAAACCAGCGGGGCCATGCGAGCAGGCACCCCTCCACCCGGTTGATGGATTTCATCCATGAGCAGGTTGTTCCCACGCTCACTCCCTTTGCCAAACCGATGGTATAACCACCCGACCCAAACACCCCCGACGGGCAGGCCCCAAATCAGCTCTGGATGCGTGGCATGCGTGCGCGTCACCCAGTCCAGCGCCCATAGAAACAGAGCGCTGGCAGAGCCTCCCACCAGGCCCACAGGCACCGCCAGCAGTGCCCAGCGCAGCAGCAGGGCCACATCAGTCAGAGGGGAGGGCAAAAGACGCTTGATCACAGAGCCTGCACTTTTCCCCGGGCAGGACCAGGCGTCCAGTGGGGATCTTGGCTAGGCGCGCTGTCCCAGATACCGTTTGGTCATCATGCTAAACCAACCAGCACGTTTGAGCATACAGCTCATAATCGACTCCTCAAGCTCTCAGCGCCACCTGCTGTGCAGGTGGTTCACCTTGAGCTCAGGAGCTTCCCACCCAGTGAAGACTGTGCGGAGTCCATTCTTGGAGGACGATCTCAGCTTTGAGATCGTTCTCCTCTTCAAATTACTCGGTGATAGGCGCGGACGCAGCAGGCGCTGGAGTAGCACCGCCCCCAGTAGAGCCGCCTTTTTCATTCAGCTTCGCCTTCACCGCAGCTTCGATCTCGTTGTAGAGAGCGGCATCTGCCTTCAGGGCTTCCTTGGCCGCATCACGACCCTGGGCGAGTTGTGTGCCTTTGTAGCTGATCCAGGAACCGCGCTTCTGCAGGATGTCATTTTCCATGGCTAGGTCCAGCATGGAACCCACATTGGAAATGCCTTCATTGTACATGATGTCGAACTCGGCCTCGGTGTAAGGAGGGGCGAGCTTGTTTTTGACGACCTTCAGCTTCGTACGGTTACCGGTAACAGTACCGTCGCTGCTTTTGATGGCACCGATGCGGCGGATGTCCACACGCACACTGGAGTAGAATTTCAGAGCCTTACCGCCAGGAGTGGTTTCAGGATTACCAAACATAACGCCGATCTTTTCACGAATCTGGTTGGTGAAAATGCAGCAGGTGCGGGCTTTCGAAATGATGGCCGTGAGCTTTCGGAGGGCGGCGCTCATGAGACGGGCCTGAGCGCCCACGGTGGAGTCGCCAATGTCACCTTCGAGCTCCTGGCGTGTGACCAGAGCCGCTACGGAGTCAATGACGATGACGTCGAGTGCATTGGACCGAACGAGGGTTTCACAAATGCGCAGAGCTTCTTCACCTGAACTTGGCTGAGAGACGAGGAGTTCATCCATCTTCACCCCAAGGCGGCGTGCGTAATTGGGATCGAGCGCGTGCTCCACGTCAATAAAGGCTGCCAGACCACCTGCCTTTTGGGCTTGAGCGATCACGGTAAGCGTAAGCGTGGTTTTACCCGAGGATTCAGGGCCATACACTTCCACCACACGACCGCGGGCAAAACCGCCGACGCCAAGAGCCTGATCAATCAAGACATTCCCTGTCGGGATGACGGCCACATCCACTTTTTCATTACCAGCCATGCGCAGGATGGAACCTTCGCCAAAGTCTTTCTGAATCTGCTGAATAGCGAGATCCAGGTTGCGGGAGCGTGCCTCAGCAATCTTGTTGGCATTGGGCTCAGCGGAGGTTTCTTTAGCAGGGGACTTGGCCATGGTGATAGAGCGTAAAATTAAATGTTCGAGCGAACAGTTGACGCACAAGCGTGTGTTCGTAAAGCAGTTTTAGACCCGTTTCCAAAAATCTTGCCTTTCTGAAAGGAAATGAAAAGACGGTGAGCCCGCCTCCTAGATTGAAATCGCCCAGGGTGAATTCGTCTTTTCAGCAGACAGTCCGTTTGAAAAACAGTCAGTGGACTTAAAGCAGGGCGCAGTCGGGGAAGCAAGCACGCAGAGTGCTGTTTGCAGGAAGACCTTGGCTAAAACCTAAACTGTGCTTAAGGTTGGTCTCCTTTCTAATGCCTGAACGCCCGCCATTCTCCGCCGTCGGCGCTACCACTTGGCGACTGGACGATGCGCCTATCCCCTTGTCAGGCGAGCAGGCCTTCTCCTGGCGGCAGTCTTTACTGCTGGCCAATATGGCAGGCTTTCTGGGCGGCTATTTCGTGATGTATAACCAGTGGCTACAACTGGCCTGGGGACTCATTTTGGCCACGTTGTGGCTGCTGGCTGGCGGCCATGAAAACCTGGCAGAGGCACTGCGGCGTGACCGCTGGATGCAGGCAGCGTCCGTACTCTGGGCGGCACTGCTGCTGCGCAGCTCCCTCTTTGAATCTCCAGGGGCCACGCTGACGACTTTATGGCTGGGCTGGGGAAACAGTGTCTTACTTCTCGGCTTTCTCCTGACACTTTGGCAGGCAGCTAAGCGACCCGACATCGTCTCGGCGATTGGCAAACCACTGGTGGCCATGGCTGCTGTAGCGGCCTGCGTGAGTCTAGGTGTGTTCTACACCGTGCATCCAGAAGCCGTCTTTGGCGCACGCCTGCGCAATTGGTTCGTCTATGGCGGCTGGAATTCCGTCAATTCCGGCCTCACCTTTGGCTTTGCCGCCTGCTGGGCTGCCGCAGGCTGGATGGAAGCCACGAGCACCCGCAATCGCCGGCGTTGGCTGCTCGCCCTGGTTTTACTGGATGCCGCCACGGTGCTCACTCTGAGTCGCGGAGCCCTCCTGGCCCTGCTGGCCGGGCATTTCATCCTCCTTTTAGCCTCGGGCTGGCGGCGCACTTGGCGGCCTCTCGCCACCCTGGCGTCCATCTTGGTTCTGTTTCAACTTTCCGCCCCCCTGATTTCTCACCTCGCAGCCCAAGATGCCTCCAAACGGCGCGGGATTTCCAACGAAGCGGCCATGCAGCAAATCGGCGATGCCGTGGTTTCATCCAATCCGATGCAGACCGCGATGGCTCGTTCTGATAACGGGCGCTTTTTGATCTATGGAGCCGCCTTGGGCAGCATGACTACCTGGCAGGACTGGCTCCTGGGCAAGGGCATGTGGGCGGATGATGACTGCTGGTCCTGCTCTCTCCATTGGTACCCTGAGCATCTGCATGGTGTGTTTTGGGATACCTTTGTGCATGGTGGCCTTCCTGGTATTCTTGGACTCGGAACCCTCGTTTTTTGGGGCCTGAGCCGTGCCTACGTCTTGGCAAAACGCGGGGAGGTGATCTGGCTGATGCTCAGTGGTTACGGCATCACAGGTTTGCTTTTTGATGGTGACAGCGTCTGGGCACTAGTCACGGTGGCCAGATATGAACCGCTGCTTTTTTGGACCCCTTTGGTGATCGCTACGGCCCGTTTCACCCAGCTCACTTTGCCGACGAGCGCAGGGTCCAGCGCACGAACCAGCATGCCACTAGGGCCCCTGTGGCGGCCCCGGTGAAGTCCGCTAGCCAATCACCCACATCATTGCCACTGCGGCCAGGGGTGAAGGTTTGATGGAACTCATCTAAAGCTCCGATAAGGCCCCCAAAAATGGCTCCAGCGAGAGCCCAAAGCCCAAGTTTCAGTGGGGCACCCCGCCCCTGTAAGTAAGCGAGCACGAAACAAAAACCGCCTCCACTGAAGTAGAGGAAATGGATGATCTTATCCTGAAAAGGAATCTCCGGCCCTGGTGGGAGCGTGCTCTGCGAGGAAAGGGTGAAAA
It includes:
- a CDS encoding RNA polymerase sigma factor produces the protein MSSEPAAHATSALPSTFHAADYEFAQDLLDGDKAAWARFDQELKPSMLAKLAAAGATHADAQEVIGIVTEKLWAQRKLEAYSGSGPLVGFVRTMAANVWLEYLRKHRRMVPATNLTHEDNDADPLDSLSKEAKAAPQETPLAQLLRDALLHALAQTDAEALLVLRLSLLQEVKQRDLCAVWGGCHEGTISRKKMEAMEQIRDATLAYLAEKEPTLQISWQDLLEACGEGAEAILGPSE
- a CDS encoding voltage-gated chloride channel family protein, encoding MIKRLLPSPLTDVALLLRWALLAVPVGLVGGSASALFLWALDWVTRTHATHPELIWGLPVGGVWVGWLYHRFGKGSERGNNLLMDEIHQPGGGVPARMAPLVLLGTLVTHLLGGSAGREGTAVQMGGSLAGLLARWFRVRPENQRLMLMSGIAAGFGAVFGTPLTGAIFAMEVLVMGRLNYEALIPVLVASLVGDVTCTAWGIHHTLYHLEVSPEAGLRAPLEWLLLAKVGLAAIAFGLMARFFAALTHSLQRGMAQLVSYPPLRPAVGGLVVIGLVYLLGTRDYLGLGVEANRAGGVSIVSSFETGGVTPWSWLWKTLFTLVTLGSGFKGGEVTPLFFIGSTLGHQLGLLFQEPVALFAALGFIAVFAGAANTPLACTIMGIELFGAHYSVYFGVACFVAYFFSGHSGIYSAQKIGVPKRPPEH
- the recA gene encoding recombinase RecA: MAKSPAKETSAEPNANKIAEARSRNLDLAIQQIQKDFGEGSILRMAGNEKVDVAVIPTGNVLIDQALGVGGFARGRVVEVYGPESSGKTTLTLTVIAQAQKAGGLAAFIDVEHALDPNYARRLGVKMDELLVSQPSSGEEALRICETLVRSNALDVIVIDSVAALVTRQELEGDIGDSTVGAQARLMSAALRKLTAIISKARTCCIFTNQIREKIGVMFGNPETTPGGKALKFYSSVRVDIRRIGAIKSSDGTVTGNRTKLKVVKNKLAPPYTEAEFDIMYNEGISNVGSMLDLAMENDILQKRGSWISYKGTQLAQGRDAAKEALKADAALYNEIEAAVKAKLNEKGGSTGGGATPAPAASAPITE
- a CDS encoding O-antigen ligase family protein — its product is MPERPPFSAVGATTWRLDDAPIPLSGEQAFSWRQSLLLANMAGFLGGYFVMYNQWLQLAWGLILATLWLLAGGHENLAEALRRDRWMQAASVLWAALLLRSSLFESPGATLTTLWLGWGNSVLLLGFLLTLWQAAKRPDIVSAIGKPLVAMAAVAACVSLGVFYTVHPEAVFGARLRNWFVYGGWNSVNSGLTFGFAACWAAAGWMEATSTRNRRRWLLALVLLDAATVLTLSRGALLALLAGHFILLLASGWRRTWRPLATLASILVLFQLSAPLISHLAAQDASKRRGISNEAAMQQIGDAVVSSNPMQTAMARSDNGRFLIYGAALGSMTTWQDWLLGKGMWADDDCWSCSLHWYPEHLHGVFWDTFVHGGLPGILGLGTLVFWGLSRAYVLAKRGEVIWLMLSGYGITGLLFDGDSVWALVTVARYEPLLFWTPLVIATARFTQLTLPTSAGSSARTSMPLGPLWRPR
- a CDS encoding VanZ family protein, which codes for MDSMSPLLVRLIVQRWLWWLGVGVWGVVLFTLSSQSTLPPGPEIPFQDKIIHFLYFSGGGFCFVLAYLQGRGAPLKLGLWALAGAIFGGLIGALDEFHQTFTPGRSGNDVGDWLADFTGAATGALVACWFVRWTLRSSAK